The following are from one region of the Escherichia sp. E4742 genome:
- a CDS encoding dienelactone hydrolase family protein, with product MTTTQHSGFAPAASPLASTIVQTPDDAIVAGFTSIPSQGDNMPAYHARPKQSDGPLPVVIVVQEIFGVHEHIRDICRRLALEGYLAIAPELYFREGDPNDFADIPTLLSGLVAKVPDSQVLADLDHVASWASRNGGDVHRLMITGFCWGGRITWLYAAHNPQLKAAVAWYGKLTGDKSLNSPKQPVDIATDLNAPVLGLYGGQDNSIPQESVETMRQALRAANAKAEIIVYPDAGHAFNADYRPSYHAESAKDGWQRMLEWFKQYGVKK from the coding sequence ATGACAACAACACAACACTCTGGATTTGCACCTGCTGCATCCCCCCTCGCCTCGACCATCGTTCAGACTCCGGACGATGCGATTGTGGCAGGGTTCACCTCTATCCCTTCACAAGGGGATAACATGCCTGCTTATCATGCCCGTCCAAAACAGAGCGATGGTCCACTACCAGTGGTCATTGTAGTGCAGGAAATTTTTGGCGTGCATGAACATATCCGTGACATTTGTCGCCGTCTGGCGCTGGAGGGGTATCTGGCTATCGCACCAGAACTCTACTTCCGCGAAGGCGATCCTAATGATTTCGCCGATATTCCCACGTTGCTAAGCGGCCTGGTAGCAAAAGTGCCTGACTCACAGGTGCTGGCCGATCTCGATCATGTCGCCAGTTGGGCATCCCGCAACGGCGGCGATGTTCATCGTTTAATGATCACAGGATTTTGCTGGGGCGGGCGTATCACCTGGCTATATGCCGCGCATAACCCGCAATTGAAAGCGGCGGTGGCGTGGTACGGCAAGCTGACAGGCGATAAATCGCTGAATTCACCGAAACAACCTGTTGATATCGCGACCGATCTCAACGCGCCGGTTCTCGGCTTATATGGTGGTCAGGATAACAGCATTCCGCAGGAGAGCGTCGAAACCATGCGTCAGGCGCTACGGGCAGCGAACGCGAAAGCAGAGATTATCGTGTACCCGGATGCCGGACATGCGTTCAACGCCGATTATCGCCCGAGCTATCATGCCGAATCTGCAAAAGATGGCTGGCAGCGTATGCTGGAGTGGTTTAAGCAGTATGGTGTTAAAAAATAA
- the udp gene encoding uridine phosphorylase, with amino-acid sequence MSKSDVFHLGLTKNDLQGATLAIVPGDPDRVEKIAALMDKPVKLASHREFTTWRAELDGKPVIVCSTGIGGPSTSIAVEELAQLGIRTFLRIGTTGAIQPHINVGDVLVTTASVRLDGASLHFAPLEFPAVADFECTTALVEAAKSIGATTHVGVTASSDTFYPGQERYDTYSGRVVRHFKGSMEEWQAMGVMNYEMESATLLTMCASQGLRAGMVAGVIVNRTQQEIPNAETMKQTESHAVKIVVEAARRLLK; translated from the coding sequence ATGTCCAAGTCTGATGTTTTTCATCTCGGCCTCACTAAAAACGATTTACAAGGGGCTACGCTTGCCATCGTCCCTGGCGACCCGGATCGTGTGGAAAAGATCGCCGCGCTGATGGATAAGCCGGTTAAGCTGGCATCTCACCGCGAATTTACCACCTGGCGTGCAGAGCTGGATGGTAAACCTGTTATTGTCTGCTCTACCGGTATCGGCGGCCCGTCGACTTCTATTGCCGTTGAAGAACTGGCACAGCTGGGCATTCGCACCTTCCTGCGTATCGGTACAACTGGCGCTATTCAGCCGCATATTAATGTTGGCGATGTACTGGTTACCACGGCGTCTGTTCGTCTGGATGGCGCGAGCCTGCACTTCGCACCGCTGGAGTTCCCGGCTGTCGCTGATTTCGAATGTACGACTGCGCTGGTTGAAGCAGCGAAGTCTATTGGCGCGACCACTCACGTTGGCGTGACTGCTTCTTCTGATACCTTCTACCCAGGTCAGGAACGTTACGATACTTACTCTGGTCGCGTAGTCCGTCACTTTAAAGGTTCTATGGAAGAGTGGCAGGCGATGGGCGTGATGAACTATGAAATGGAATCTGCAACTCTGCTGACCATGTGTGCAAGCCAGGGCCTGCGTGCGGGTATGGTGGCGGGCGTTATCGTTAACCGCACTCAGCAAGAGATCCCGAATGCCGAGACGATGAAGCAAACCGAAAGCCATGCGGTGAAAATCGTGGTGGAAGCGGCGCGTCGTCTGCTGAAATGA
- the arcC gene encoding carbamate kinase produces the protein MVKPLAVVAVGGNALIQDDQHNSIPDQYVAVMESVQHIVDMVEAGWDLVLTHGNGPQVGFILRRSELACNEVSPVPLDYAVGDTQGAIGYMFQKALHNELARRGINKPVIALVTQTRVSPHDDAFASPSKPIGAFLDEATAQQRQQQLGWTLMEDAGRGWRRTVPSPAPLEIIEHNTIAHLVRQGYLVIACGGGGIPVVRDGQQLKGVEAVIDKDLASALLASQLGADLLVIPTGVEKVAVNFGTPQQQWLDAISVVEAQTLLREGQFGVGSMQPKVEAIVDFINASQQQGKQASGLITSPQTIKAALAHQSGTWITL, from the coding sequence ATGGTTAAGCCACTGGCTGTTGTCGCGGTTGGCGGCAATGCGCTCATTCAAGACGATCAACACAATAGTATTCCCGATCAATATGTTGCAGTGATGGAAAGCGTGCAGCATATCGTTGATATGGTTGAAGCCGGATGGGATCTGGTGTTAACCCACGGTAATGGACCGCAGGTGGGCTTTATTCTGCGTCGCTCTGAACTTGCTTGTAACGAAGTTTCTCCGGTTCCGCTTGATTACGCCGTGGGTGATACACAAGGCGCAATTGGCTACATGTTCCAGAAGGCGCTGCATAACGAACTCGCTCGCCGTGGCATAAACAAACCGGTAATTGCGCTAGTGACACAAACGCGAGTTAGCCCACATGACGATGCTTTCGCCAGCCCCAGTAAACCGATTGGCGCGTTTCTTGATGAAGCAACGGCCCAACAACGCCAGCAACAGCTCGGCTGGACTCTGATGGAGGATGCCGGGCGCGGGTGGCGGCGTACGGTTCCCTCTCCTGCGCCACTGGAAATTATTGAACACAACACCATCGCTCATCTGGTGCGTCAGGGATACCTGGTCATTGCCTGCGGCGGCGGTGGTATTCCGGTGGTGCGAGACGGACAACAACTGAAAGGAGTGGAAGCAGTGATCGATAAAGATCTGGCCTCCGCGCTGCTCGCCAGTCAGTTAGGTGCGGATCTGCTGGTGATCCCCACCGGAGTAGAAAAAGTGGCGGTTAACTTTGGTACACCACAACAACAATGGCTCGACGCTATCAGCGTTGTCGAAGCGCAAACGCTGTTGCGGGAAGGTCAGTTTGGTGTCGGCAGTATGCAACCAAAAGTGGAAGCCATTGTTGATTTCATCAATGCCAGCCAGCAACAAGGCAAACAGGCCAGCGGCCTGATTACCTCACCGCAAACCATAAAAGCGGCCCTGGCGCATCAGAGCGGTACATGGATAACCCTTTAA
- a CDS encoding DUF1116 domain-containing protein, with the protein MNTLFNQPLKVVNAGLHSFADNIQHAGGNAIALNWQPPAQGNIDAGLDLASLLRHPLVENANQIAMTRYLEAQPVLVDVMFAKEAIPAMAGQKRILHSGPPIAWEEMCGPVKGAIIGAMLYEGWATSQQDAENQINAGEIDLAPCHHYHAVGPMAGIISPSMPLWVVENKTNGHRTFSNFNEGLGKVLRFGANNDEVLNRLAWMRDELAPAMKAAIAQHGELELKPLMAQALHMGDEVHNRNAAATGLLIKRLIPALLACSLPQEHIQRVVAFITGNDHFFLNLSMAACKAMMDAAANVPFSSMVTVMARNGVNFGIRLSGTGDRWFQAPANAVEGLFFPGFGVDDAAADLGDSAITETAGVGGFAMASSPAIVKFVGGTPADATNNSRRMQAITLGGNPAFTLPALNFAPTAAGIDARKVTDRGILPVINTGIAHKQAGVGQIGAGITTAPMACFVAAIRALAEIVAKENHHG; encoded by the coding sequence ATGAATACCTTATTTAATCAGCCTTTGAAGGTCGTAAACGCGGGGCTACACAGTTTTGCTGACAATATTCAACATGCTGGAGGAAATGCAATTGCACTCAACTGGCAGCCACCAGCACAAGGCAATATTGACGCTGGATTGGATCTGGCATCGTTGCTACGTCATCCCCTGGTAGAAAATGCCAACCAAATCGCCATGACACGTTATCTCGAGGCACAACCCGTTTTGGTAGATGTCATGTTCGCTAAAGAGGCGATCCCGGCAATGGCTGGACAAAAACGCATTCTGCACTCTGGCCCGCCAATTGCCTGGGAGGAGATGTGTGGTCCGGTAAAAGGGGCGATTATTGGTGCCATGCTGTACGAAGGTTGGGCCACCAGCCAGCAAGACGCAGAAAACCAGATAAACGCAGGCGAAATCGACCTTGCCCCTTGTCATCATTATCACGCGGTTGGACCAATGGCAGGCATCATCAGCCCGTCAATGCCGTTATGGGTGGTGGAAAATAAAACCAACGGTCATCGTACTTTTAGTAATTTCAATGAAGGTCTGGGTAAGGTTCTCCGTTTTGGCGCCAATAACGACGAAGTTCTCAATCGTCTGGCCTGGATGCGCGATGAACTGGCTCCGGCAATGAAAGCAGCAATCGCACAACACGGCGAGCTGGAACTCAAGCCATTAATGGCGCAGGCGCTACATATGGGGGATGAAGTTCATAACCGCAATGCTGCCGCTACCGGTTTGCTGATTAAGCGTCTGATCCCGGCATTGCTGGCCTGCTCTCTTCCACAGGAACATATTCAGCGCGTCGTAGCATTTATCACCGGTAACGATCACTTCTTCCTCAATCTGTCGATGGCTGCCTGTAAAGCAATGATGGATGCCGCCGCCAATGTACCGTTCAGTTCAATGGTTACGGTGATGGCGCGTAACGGGGTGAATTTTGGTATTCGGCTTTCCGGTACTGGCGATCGCTGGTTCCAGGCTCCCGCCAATGCAGTTGAAGGTCTGTTCTTCCCTGGATTTGGCGTTGACGACGCCGCTGCTGACCTGGGCGATAGCGCAATTACCGAAACCGCTGGTGTAGGTGGCTTCGCGATGGCGTCATCTCCGGCAATCGTTAAATTTGTGGGAGGCACACCTGCCGATGCCACCAATAACAGCCGTCGGATGCAGGCAATCACCCTCGGCGGTAACCCCGCATTTACACTTCCTGCCCTCAATTTTGCCCCCACCGCAGCAGGGATTGATGCGCGTAAAGTTACCGATCGCGGCATTTTACCGGTCATCAATACGGGTATCGCCCACAAACAAGCGGGAGTCGGGCAAATTGGTGCCGGGATCACCACTGCGCCGATGGCCTGTTTTGTCGCCGCTATACGTGCACTGGCTGAGATCGTCGCAAAGGAGAATCATCATGGTTAA
- a CDS encoding DUF2877 domain-containing protein, whose translation MVQVTLCASSLGYLFPWNETQDLRLHSAFKHAVNLYSEAGTFITLLCAQTYLNLPDAARVWLPERWDWRREIAHSDPVQLTPGLLQTPRFCVALDNATLWQPSFVGGRLTLEAFPLVFQHYPTMASQRLLFCLEHNVQSTLHLPDSLTHQGLEIMEHPDALERQVPQLIGFGKGLTPDGDDYLLGYLAALWLWQLPAPLAAHQYRLQQAIDQHAHNTTDISRHYLERALRGHFSEPICQLLAQLVGGASAMTIASCAEQVMQFGATSGVDCLAGMLHGFRTLNTMN comes from the coding sequence ATGGTACAGGTTACGCTTTGCGCATCGTCGTTGGGATATCTTTTCCCGTGGAATGAAACGCAAGATTTACGTCTGCACAGTGCTTTTAAACATGCGGTAAATCTGTATTCAGAAGCGGGAACATTCATCACCCTGTTGTGTGCGCAAACGTATCTGAATCTCCCTGATGCTGCCAGAGTCTGGCTGCCTGAGCGTTGGGACTGGCGAAGAGAGATTGCCCATTCCGATCCCGTTCAGTTAACCCCAGGCTTGCTGCAGACACCTCGCTTTTGTGTGGCTCTCGATAACGCAACGCTCTGGCAGCCGTCATTTGTGGGAGGAAGGCTGACACTTGAGGCGTTCCCTTTGGTTTTTCAGCACTACCCAACGATGGCATCGCAACGGCTTTTATTTTGTCTGGAGCATAACGTTCAAAGCACATTGCACCTGCCGGATAGTCTCACGCACCAGGGATTAGAGATTATGGAACATCCAGATGCGCTGGAACGCCAGGTGCCACAACTGATCGGCTTTGGCAAAGGCTTAACTCCCGATGGAGATGACTATTTGTTGGGCTATCTGGCGGCGCTCTGGTTATGGCAACTACCTGCACCACTTGCCGCTCATCAATACCGGTTGCAGCAGGCAATTGATCAACATGCGCACAACACCACTGACATCAGTCGTCATTATCTGGAGCGTGCGCTTCGGGGCCATTTTTCAGAACCGATTTGCCAGTTACTCGCACAACTGGTTGGGGGCGCATCGGCAATGACAATCGCATCCTGTGCAGAACAGGTCATGCAATTTGGCGCAACGTCAGGAGTGGATTGCCTTGCAGGAATGCTGCATGGCTTTCGAACCCTGAACACCATGAATTGA
- a CDS encoding 2-dehydro-3-deoxy-6-phosphogalactonate aldolase: MPFNTLLQKTGLVAILRGVKPDEIVAIGEKLYAAGFRLIEIPMNSPEPLQSISLLRDALPKDCLVGAGTVLSVEQVVAVKEAGGQIIVMPHCDTAVIRRARALGMYCAPGVATPTEAFAAIEHGANAIKLFPAEQITPEVTKAWRAVIPQSVPMLPVGGITPETMARYLSHGANGFGLGSALYRPGMTPEQVYENAVLFMNAWNNLNNK, from the coding sequence ATGCCATTTAATACTCTTTTGCAAAAAACCGGGTTAGTCGCCATTTTACGCGGCGTGAAACCGGATGAGATTGTCGCCATCGGTGAAAAGCTATATGCCGCCGGGTTCCGCCTGATTGAGATTCCCATGAACTCGCCGGAGCCGTTGCAAAGTATCAGTCTACTGCGCGACGCCCTGCCTAAGGACTGCCTGGTCGGAGCCGGAACTGTGCTTTCAGTAGAGCAGGTGGTCGCGGTTAAAGAGGCTGGAGGCCAGATTATCGTGATGCCGCATTGCGATACTGCGGTGATCCGTCGCGCCCGTGCGCTGGGTATGTATTGCGCGCCTGGCGTCGCTACGCCCACCGAAGCCTTTGCTGCCATTGAACATGGCGCCAATGCCATCAAGCTGTTCCCGGCCGAACAAATTACGCCAGAAGTCACCAAAGCCTGGCGTGCGGTTATTCCGCAATCCGTTCCAATGTTACCGGTTGGCGGTATCACACCGGAAACAATGGCGCGTTATCTGAGCCACGGCGCAAACGGTTTTGGCCTCGGTTCTGCGCTATATCGCCCCGGCATGACGCCAGAGCAGGTCTATGAAAATGCAGTGCTGTTTATGAACGCATGGAACAATTTAAATAATAAATAA
- a CDS encoding cysteine hydrolase family protein: protein MTQSIFQAQPFELPFDPRTTALVMIDMQRDFVEAGGFGEALGNDVSLVRTAIAPCTEVLAAARQKGIMVIHTREGHRADLSDCPPAKLTRGGKTFIGEAGPMGRILVRGEAGHDIIPELYPVAGEPVIDKPGKGAFYQTDLHLILQNHGIKTLIVCGVTTEVCVTTTVREANDRGYECIIPEDCVGSYFPEFQKYALEMIKAQGAIFGWVTDSKAIIAGLEG from the coding sequence ATGACGCAATCCATTTTTCAGGCTCAACCCTTTGAATTACCTTTTGATCCGCGCACAACTGCACTGGTCATGATCGACATGCAGCGTGACTTTGTCGAAGCAGGGGGCTTCGGTGAAGCACTGGGCAATGATGTTTCACTGGTACGCACGGCTATCGCACCATGTACAGAGGTGCTGGCAGCCGCACGTCAAAAAGGAATTATGGTTATTCATACCCGTGAAGGCCATCGTGCAGACTTAAGCGACTGCCCACCAGCCAAACTGACGCGCGGCGGTAAAACCTTTATTGGTGAAGCAGGCCCGATGGGGCGCATTCTGGTCAGAGGTGAAGCAGGTCATGACATCATTCCTGAACTGTACCCGGTCGCAGGCGAACCGGTGATTGATAAACCCGGCAAAGGCGCTTTTTATCAAACCGACTTACATCTGATTTTGCAAAACCACGGCATCAAAACGCTGATTGTTTGCGGAGTAACCACGGAAGTCTGTGTGACCACCACCGTGCGCGAAGCGAATGATCGTGGTTATGAGTGCATCATCCCGGAAGATTGCGTTGGCTCCTATTTCCCGGAATTCCAGAAATACGCCCTGGAGATGATCAAAGCACAAGGTGCCATTTTCGGTTGGGTTACTGATTCCAAAGCCATTATTGCAGGCCTGGAAGGCTAA
- a CDS encoding cytosine permease translates to MRKKEESLNTASGLRIAMILLGIAVTPVLLSSSSLGNQLSSSSLISVVLLGGVILTLLSAITISVGEKARLPTYGIVKYSFGEKGAVAINILMAISLFGWIAVTANMFGHSIHDLLAQHGLEVPLALLVAAGCVIFVASTAFGFAVLGKIAQVAVPVIALVLCYILYVATHTEVAAPAAIAEMNTGVAVSTVVGTIIVLVATLPDFGSFVHNRKHALIAAGMTFLVAYPLLYWAGATPSAISGQGSLLGAMAVFGAVLPAALLLIFACVTGNAGNMFQGTLVVSTLLTRFPKWQITVALGILSAIVGSLDIMAWFIPFLLFLGIATPPVAGIYIADFFLYRRNGYQESVLAQESQIKVLTFAAWIIGAAVGFMTVKGLFTLTTIPSVDSILVACIAYAILSRVSQRS, encoded by the coding sequence ATGCGTAAAAAAGAAGAGAGTCTGAATACGGCATCAGGATTGCGTATTGCCATGATTTTGCTAGGTATTGCGGTTACACCTGTGCTGTTGTCATCCTCAAGCCTTGGTAATCAACTTTCCAGCAGCAGTTTAATTAGCGTCGTATTGTTAGGCGGCGTCATTCTGACCTTACTTTCTGCCATCACCATTAGCGTTGGAGAAAAAGCCCGTCTGCCAACGTATGGCATTGTGAAATATTCATTTGGTGAGAAAGGAGCCGTCGCTATTAACATTTTGATGGCGATAAGTCTGTTCGGCTGGATTGCCGTTACCGCCAATATGTTTGGTCATTCGATACATGACTTACTGGCTCAGCATGGGCTGGAAGTTCCACTGGCACTGTTAGTGGCGGCAGGCTGTGTCATTTTTGTCGCCTCTACAGCATTTGGTTTCGCCGTTCTGGGGAAAATTGCTCAGGTTGCCGTGCCGGTTATCGCGCTGGTGCTGTGTTATATCCTCTACGTTGCAACCCATACTGAAGTGGCAGCACCAGCGGCGATAGCGGAGATGAATACGGGTGTCGCCGTTTCCACCGTTGTTGGTACGATTATTGTGCTGGTTGCCACATTGCCTGATTTCGGTAGTTTTGTGCATAACCGCAAACATGCGCTGATCGCCGCAGGCATGACGTTTCTGGTTGCCTACCCTCTACTTTACTGGGCGGGTGCAACGCCGAGCGCCATTAGCGGTCAGGGCTCTTTACTGGGCGCGATGGCGGTATTCGGCGCCGTTCTGCCTGCGGCACTGTTGTTGATTTTCGCCTGCGTCACCGGTAACGCGGGCAATATGTTCCAGGGCACGCTGGTGGTTTCCACGCTGCTTACCCGCTTTCCCAAATGGCAGATTACCGTGGCGCTGGGTATCCTTTCCGCCATCGTAGGCAGTCTGGATATTATGGCGTGGTTTATTCCGTTCCTGCTGTTCCTCGGTATCGCCACGCCACCCGTTGCCGGAATTTATATCGCTGACTTTTTCCTTTATCGCCGTAATGGCTATCAAGAGTCAGTGTTAGCCCAGGAGTCACAGATTAAAGTGCTGACATTCGCGGCATGGATCATAGGCGCAGCGGTTGGCTTTATGACTGTAAAAGGTTTATTCACCCTGACGACGATCCCTTCGGTGGACTCCATTCTGGTGGCATGTATCGCGTATGCGATTCTCAGCCGGGTAAGTCAACGCAGCTAG
- the fdrA gene encoding acyl-CoA synthetase FdrA — MKVKHKVFSNLYQDSVSLMQISAQISKLPGIQQASVVMGTPNNLEQLRDVGLGNEINASPNDLVIAVMGEEDICNEALVLAQQRLTSKPDDETDSGIKTPEKVSLEMALEAEPEANLALISVPGDYAAAEAIKALNLGMNVMMFSDNVSIKQEKSIKTLARERQRIVMGPDCGTAIINGIPLGFANVVKRGAIGVIGASGTGLQEVTCRIDQLGAGISQALGTGGHDLSEEIGGISMLFALDALAQDDETRVIVLISKPPSPIVARNILERAQACGKPVVVNFLGANPHDLARPNITAATTLASAANIAVALLNDQPLPAVETEISCDDLTMLQNASQRLPAHRQAIRGVFAGGTFCYEAQLICQQKGFSAASNTPVAGNRTLANIWQSEAHTLIDMGDDDFTRGKPHPMIDPTLRNQRLLNELNDSHTAVVLFDLVLGYGASATPASELLDQLSHIDMHNAPLLIAHVCGTEADPQMRSQQISALQNAGVIIANSNAQAALWASIVAQTQLQKKGLNA; from the coding sequence ATGAAAGTTAAACATAAAGTTTTCAGCAATCTTTATCAGGACTCGGTTTCTCTGATGCAGATTTCCGCGCAAATCAGCAAATTGCCCGGTATTCAACAGGCTTCGGTCGTCATGGGAACACCCAATAATCTCGAACAATTACGCGATGTGGGTCTGGGTAACGAAATCAACGCCAGTCCCAATGATTTAGTGATTGCAGTCATGGGTGAAGAAGATATTTGCAATGAAGCACTGGTACTGGCCCAGCAACGTCTGACCAGCAAACCCGATGATGAAACGGATAGTGGCATTAAAACACCGGAAAAGGTCAGCCTGGAAATGGCACTGGAAGCCGAACCCGAAGCCAACCTGGCACTCATATCTGTACCTGGAGACTACGCCGCCGCCGAAGCAATTAAAGCGTTAAACCTCGGAATGAACGTAATGATGTTCAGCGATAACGTCAGTATCAAGCAGGAAAAATCCATCAAAACGCTTGCCCGAGAACGTCAGCGCATCGTAATGGGACCGGACTGTGGAACCGCCATTATTAACGGTATTCCGTTAGGCTTCGCCAATGTGGTGAAACGCGGAGCGATTGGTGTTATCGGCGCGTCAGGCACCGGGTTACAGGAAGTGACTTGCCGAATCGACCAGCTCGGAGCGGGTATTTCTCAGGCGCTGGGAACAGGTGGGCATGATCTCAGTGAAGAGATTGGTGGAATATCGATGCTCTTTGCTTTAGATGCGCTCGCGCAAGACGATGAAACGCGCGTGATTGTGCTTATTTCAAAACCGCCTTCACCGATCGTTGCCCGGAATATTCTGGAGCGCGCCCAGGCTTGTGGAAAACCCGTGGTGGTGAATTTCCTCGGTGCGAATCCGCACGATCTTGCACGTCCCAATATCACCGCTGCCACCACACTTGCCAGCGCCGCAAATATCGCCGTGGCGTTACTGAATGATCAGCCACTTCCTGCTGTCGAGACAGAGATTTCCTGCGACGATCTCACAATGTTACAAAACGCCAGCCAGCGTCTGCCAGCCCATCGCCAGGCGATACGCGGAGTTTTCGCCGGAGGAACCTTCTGTTACGAAGCGCAACTTATCTGCCAACAAAAGGGATTCAGCGCAGCCTCCAATACGCCAGTTGCGGGTAATCGTACTCTGGCAAATATCTGGCAAAGCGAAGCTCACACGCTGATCGATATGGGCGACGATGATTTCACCCGTGGCAAACCGCATCCAATGATCGACCCGACTCTGCGCAATCAACGTCTGCTCAACGAACTCAACGACTCACACACCGCCGTCGTGTTATTCGACCTGGTACTTGGTTATGGCGCTTCCGCCACGCCTGCCAGCGAATTACTGGATCAACTTTCACACATCGACATGCATAACGCACCGTTGCTGATTGCGCACGTTTGCGGAACGGAAGCTGATCCACAAATGCGCAGCCAACAGATAAGTGCACTACAAAACGCGGGCGTCATCATTGCCAACAGCAATGCACAAGCGGCGCTATGGGCCAGCATCGTTGCGCAGACTCAGTTGCAGAAAAAGGGACTAAACGCATGA
- a CDS encoding allophanate hydrolase-related protein, producing MTTTLLAVNGTLMRGLELNPNMQKAGGIFVREDRTDAHYRLWSINDRHPGMIRVNEGGTHVDVEIWQLPLASFAALLMSEPAGLAIGKIKLADGSEVLGVLAENWLTEGQREITELGSWRKYTGHFHTV from the coding sequence ATGACTACAACGCTTTTAGCCGTTAACGGAACACTGATGCGCGGCCTGGAACTTAACCCAAATATGCAAAAAGCGGGCGGCATTTTTGTCCGTGAAGACAGAACTGACGCCCATTACCGGCTGTGGAGTATTAACGATCGCCATCCAGGAATGATTCGCGTGAATGAAGGTGGAACACACGTCGACGTAGAAATTTGGCAACTACCGCTGGCCAGTTTTGCCGCGCTGTTAATGAGCGAACCTGCCGGGCTGGCAATTGGCAAAATCAAACTTGCCGATGGTAGCGAAGTGCTCGGTGTACTGGCTGAAAACTGGCTCACAGAAGGCCAACGGGAAATTACAGAACTGGGTAGCTGGCGCAAATACACCGGGCATTTTCATACTGTGTAA
- a CDS encoding 2-dehydro-3-deoxygalactonokinase, giving the protein MSGNTSFIALDWGTSSLRAWRFGDSSDPQEKREFPWGIMKLPSQAATREDAFHDTFLRVCGDWLAQTSCPVLACGMIGSAQGWQPAAYLPCPVTLDGLAKQLTPVIHQQQTMLHIIPGVIKEGEMPEVMRGEETQIFGAIAMEPALQDAIRRGVPVLIGLPGTHAKWAVVENNTITDFRTFMTGELFDVLSRHSILGATMRPGDEPYWDAFAQGLTAALEHHQTGLLSTLFSTRSRLLTDNLTPSSQVDYLSGLLIGHELCGLASSLLRDLPATTPIALIGSATLNSRYSRAFSHVFPDRQLHAIPNATEQGLWRIAHAAGLLSTNARECTHAI; this is encoded by the coding sequence ATGTCGGGAAATACCTCATTTATTGCCCTGGATTGGGGAACATCATCGCTTCGGGCATGGCGTTTTGGCGACTCATCAGATCCACAAGAAAAACGTGAATTCCCCTGGGGAATCATGAAATTACCCTCCCAGGCAGCAACACGTGAGGACGCTTTCCACGATACATTTTTGCGTGTCTGTGGAGACTGGCTGGCACAAACCTCATGCCCGGTTCTGGCTTGCGGCATGATTGGCAGTGCGCAAGGGTGGCAACCAGCAGCTTATTTACCTTGCCCGGTCACTCTCGATGGACTGGCGAAGCAACTGACGCCGGTTATCCACCAACAGCAGACAATGCTGCACATTATTCCTGGCGTGATTAAAGAAGGTGAAATGCCCGAAGTGATGCGTGGCGAAGAGACACAAATCTTCGGTGCTATCGCAATGGAACCTGCCCTGCAAGACGCAATCCGTAGGGGTGTGCCGGTGCTGATTGGCTTACCTGGCACACATGCGAAATGGGCGGTGGTTGAAAACAACACCATTACCGATTTCCGAACTTTTATGACGGGCGAGTTATTTGATGTTTTATCCCGCCATTCTATTCTTGGCGCCACCATGCGTCCGGGCGACGAGCCGTACTGGGATGCCTTTGCCCAAGGACTGACAGCGGCACTGGAGCATCATCAGACCGGATTATTATCGACGCTGTTTTCGACCCGTTCGCGCTTGCTAACTGATAATCTTACGCCGTCCTCACAGGTCGATTATCTTTCCGGATTACTGATAGGCCATGAATTATGTGGTCTGGCATCCAGCTTGCTGCGTGATTTACCCGCCACAACGCCGATCGCCTTAATCGGTAGCGCCACCCTGAACAGCCGCTATTCACGGGCGTTCAGCCACGTTTTTCCCGACAGACAGCTTCACGCCATTCCTAATGCCACTGAACAGGGACTATGGCGAATCGCCCACGCTGCCGGGTTACTCTCCACCAACGCCAGGGAATGTACTCATGCCATTTAA